The Nycticebus coucang isolate mNycCou1 chromosome 10, mNycCou1.pri, whole genome shotgun sequence sequence GGAGAGGTGGGAAGACCTGAGGAACCTGGCGGGAGGGTTTGGCCGAAAAGACTTTGACCACAGTGTCCACAACTTGGGACATGGCAGTGTTCAGTTCCTGTTTCAAGGTCTCGGCCAGATGCTTGCCTTCCGGTTGCAAGGCGTTTGGCCCGTGCTCTCTTTCCTTGTTGCTCCCTTCGCGCTTGGGCTTGTTCTCAGCCATTTCCTGCTCCCTGATCAGCGCTCGGGCGCGGTCGATGAACTGCCCCGGGTCCAGCTCGCACATCTCCGGGTCTGACCTCCCGACCGAGTCCTGGGCCCTGGCGTCCAGGAGCTCCGAGCGCATGCTGTCTTCAGACAGGTTACCATCCTCATCATTTTCCGAGTCAGTGCTGTCGTAGATTTGGTAGAACTTCTCCTGCAGCTGGCGCAGCTGTTTCTGCATGTCCTCCAGCTGCTGTTTCAGCTGTCGGCGCTCCTCTCGCTTCTGTTCTTTTCGGGCTGAAACCAGCTGCTGGaaactctgctgctgctgctgcggcAGCTTCTGCTTGCGTTTGTTTTCTCTGTAACTTTCTCGGGGACTCACAGACTGCGGGGCcatctctctttcattttcattgcCCCTTAATGCCACACTGGGGGAATGGCTCATACCCCGGATTATATTCTCAACCCGGGCGCGCTTGGCTCTCAGGTGCTCGTCACATAAGCGATCCATATCAAACTGGCTCATAGTAGGCCTGCCAAACGGGGAAAGACACTCTGGGGGGCTGTCTCTTGAAGAGTTGCTGCATATATCCTCCTGATGTACTTCGGAGCCTGTACTAGAGAGACCGCTGGCTTGGAAACTGGGCTCTGTGCCACCATTTTTGTTCATGTTATTTTTCAACAGCTGGGAAATTATGGTTGCTCCTGGAAAAGGCATCATGGCATCTTCATACGAGTTCGCCCTCTTCAGCAGCTTGCGGAGTacatttgacttttccccatCTGCATGCTGCACCACTGAATACTCGACATCCTGCTCAGAACCTTGGGGATTCATGGCACTAAAAAACGTTGCTCTTGCCTTAGCAAAAAATGCAGATGCTGTCCCTACCGTCCTTTTCACTCCAATGTCAACTCTTCTCCTCTTGGTTTGCCGGCTTAAGAGGGCTGTGCTGTCATGGTCAGGCATCACTGGACGGTTATTGTGCCATCTTCAAAAGCTCGTCAGCTGGGCACAGCTCAAGAATCCCGGGACCCTGGCCAACAGAACAAAAGGACTGAtgaatcattttctttaaatttctccaAATTTCCTGACCTCAATCCTGAATCAAATGCAAAATGCATAGGCTCTGGGATTTATGGCACATTACAATTATTGCAATTTATTATGCACTCTGCttgaaatgaaacatttttaaatatttctgctcCACTGGTTTAAGATggattaagattaaaaaaaaaaaaaaaagcaaaaactgctTAAGCACCAGTAATATGATTCTCTTTCACAAATGCCTAAAATGATACTGTTTATCTTCAGAAGAAACAGTAGATTATAAGAACACAGCCTCTGACAACCAATTGATTAAATTTTGGGCACTGAGATTCAGATTGTAAAAGAAGATGAAAGTGCTCTATACTTAAGAAAAAAGGTTACATGTTGAGGCTGTGTgaaatttgaatgaaaaattcCATTTCTGCATTAAAATGATCATGGTTTTAATGCTATTAAAGGAAAAAGACTATACAATAAATGCAGATAATGAACACACACCTTTcattactgaattttaaaatacttttgtcCTATGTCAAAGGGGAAGAACACCCCAATCAGTATCTTTCAAACATAAATGGTCAGTTTAGCATTGAAATAAATGCACAACTACTCATTTTACAAATCTGCTTATTTAGCATAGCTACACATTTTTTATTAGTGACATCATATGGAAGGTGGTATCTGTTGCTATATCTTAAACTAACTGGgagaatatttatgaattttcacCATGCCCTTCTGATGACTTAAATTATCATAAAGTTGGATTCCTTGCAAAAGAAGGATGTCATGCCAttttagaaatcaataaattatTGAACTAGGCAAGGATAAATATATCTGTAGGATTAGTTTTCTTCTGTTAAAATCTGCCAAAACAATATTTCAAATGCCCAAAGAAACTCTTTAAAATGCACCATTTGTGAATATTGTTTCCCATGccaaattaaagaaacaataaaaataaaagactggaAGAAGATCcgcaaataagaaagaaaataacatcaaTCAAATGTGTGAGAAAGGGAAACATCTTTGTATATGAACTTCCATTGTTTCTTAGGAACACCATATAAAAAAGAGAACAACATCCTTCCTTGAATTTTATAAAAGACACTTGGCATATTGTGCAACTTATTAACTAAGTGATGCTAACCCCCAATTTTGTATACATACAAGATGTCACATCTCTTTGTTTACAGTtaacattttatgaagaaaataaaaataattttttcatgccGGGTTTATCTAATATTAAACTTCACGTTTGCTTAACAGAGCACATCTTCACAATAACAGGGTCTATTGCCAAAGGCAGCGTGCAGAGTGTTTGGAACAGCTCCCATCTCTTTCGGTTCACCTGTAAAAACATCTACGTGCTCCCTAGGACTGCATCTGTGGCTAGTTTTAAAGAATGACTATCCATGCAAATAGGCATAATTTCAGCATGAAATAACCTGTAAAATCAAGAAAATGCTCAATGCTTAAATGGcaacaatatgtatttttttttaagtgacaaaaGATTTCATCATGCAGTATTTGCTCCTGATTTTTATACGAAGATGAAACATTTTGAAAGAACTGGCTTTAGGGTATCATGCATCAGGATGATGCTTCTTTATATTTGGTTTGGTATGCCTAAGTATGAAATACTTTTTGTTTGCTTCAGGATAAAATTTCCTGAACTTGGAATGGAGACAGAGATCTCAATAACTTCAAAATTGTGttcaaaatcaaattcagaatgaGATCCTTTCACACACTGATAATAAAATGGATTTCAGGAATACAAAAATGCAGTGACGAATATTACACTAATACATTCAATCTGATAAATCAGGTTAGCTGTCAGGTGCAAGAAAAAACAAGGAGAGGTTGAGAGGAACAAGAGAAAGGATTAATTATTCCAAAGCTCTATCAATCACAGAAACACTTGCAGCATAAGGGAGGTTacaaggaagattttttttgtttgtataacAGCTTCCCCCAAATTGAGTTCAttgacattattaaaattttacctgttttctttttctgggcaaatcattttctctttaatatcACCTACAAAGCACATGTGGCTCTCCAATCAAAATGTTGAGCAAACTTTCTGCAGTATTTTTTCTTCCCCTGTTAACCTCAAACAAAACTTTCCTCCTGCCATCCTTGCTACGGGAAGAGCACCTCTCCAACAGAGGCTCAGAAAGGACACTCTGGTGTACTGATGAGTACAAGGTCATCCCCAGGCATCCTTCCTTTTCCAACTGCCATTTACCTCTGCGTCAACTCCACTTCCCCTCATCTAGCCTAGGCATCAACAGCTGCATCCCTACCTCATGCTGGAGCCAAGAGGAGGGCTGTGCTTTTCCTAAGGTGGAGTAAAATGACACTTTCATTTTCAGTGGAGAATAAGTGTTAATTAAATATGCCTGTTGGGTTTGTTAAGAGTA is a genomic window containing:
- the PROX1 gene encoding prospero homeobox protein 1 — encoded protein: MPDHDSTALLSRQTKRRRVDIGVKRTVGTASAFFAKARATFFSAMNPQGSEQDVEYSVVQHADGEKSNVLRKLLKRANSYEDAMMPFPGATIISQLLKNNMNKNGGTEPSFQASGLSSTGSEVHQEDICSNSSRDSPPECLSPFGRPTMSQFDMDRLCDEHLRAKRARVENIIRGMSHSPSVALRGNENEREMAPQSVSPRESYRENKRKQKLPQQQQQSFQQLVSARKEQKREERRQLKQQLEDMQKQLRQLQEKFYQIYDSTDSENDEDGNLSEDSMRSELLDARAQDSVGRSDPEMCELDPGQFIDRARALIREQEMAENKPKREGSNKEREHGPNALQPEGKHLAETLKQELNTAMSQVVDTVVKVFSAKPSRQVPQVFPPLQIPQARFAVNGENHNFHTANQRLQCFGDVIIPNPLDSFGNVQMPSSTDQTEALPLVVRKNSSDQAASGPSAGSHHQPLHQSPLSATAGFTTSTFRHPFPLPLMAYPFQSPLGAPSGSFSGKDRASPESLDLTRDTTSLRTKMSSHHLSHHPCSPAHPPSTAEGLSLSLIKSECGDLQDMSEISPYSGSAMQEGLSPNHLKKAKLMFFYTRYPSSNMLKTYFSDVKFNRCITSQLIKWFSNFREFYYIQMEKYARQAINDGVTSTEELSITRDCELYRALNMHYNKANDFEQVPERFLEVAQITLREFFNAIIAGKDVDPSWKKAIYKVICKLDSEVPEIFKSPNCLQELLHE